Proteins encoded together in one Lutra lutra chromosome 4, mLutLut1.2, whole genome shotgun sequence window:
- the KHDRBS1 gene encoding KH domain-containing, RNA-binding, signal transduction-associated protein 1, giving the protein MQRRDDPAARMSRSSGRSGSMDPSGAHPSVRQAPSRQPPLPHRSRGGGGGSRGGARASPATQPPPLLPPSATGPDATVGGPAPTPLLPPSATASVKMEPENKYLPELMAEKDSLDPSFTHAMQLLTAEIEKIQKGDSKKDDEENYLDLFSHKNMKLKERVLIPVKQYPKFNFVGKILGPQGNTIKRLQEETGAKISVLGKGSMRDKAKEEELRKGGDPKYAHLNMDLHVFIEVFGPPCEAYALMAHAMEEVKKFLVPDMMDDICQEQFLELSYLNGVPEPSRGRGVPVRGRGAAPPPPPVPRGRGVGPPRGALVRGTPVRGAITRGATVTRGVPPPPTVRGAPAPRARTAGIQRIPLPPPPAPETYEEYGYDDTYAEQSYEGYEGYYSQSQGDSEYYDYGHGEVQDSYEAYGQDDWNGTRPSLKAPPARPVKGAYREHPYGRY; this is encoded by the exons ATGCAGCGCCGGGACGACCCCGCCGCGCGCATGAGCCGGTCCTCGGGCCGTAGCGGCTCCATGGACCCCTCCGGTGCCCACCCCTCGGTGCGTCAGGCGCCGTCTCGGCAGCCACCGCTGCCTCACCGGTCCCGGGGAGGCGGAGGGGGCTCCCGGGGGGGCGCCCGGGCCTCGCCCGCCACGCAGCCACCACCGCTGCTACCGCCCTCGGCCACGGGTCCCGACGCGACAGTGGGCGGTCCAGCACCGACCCCGCTGCTGCCCCCCTCAGCCACTGCCTCCGTCAAGATGGAGCCGGAGAACAAGTACCTGCCCGAACTCATGGCCGAGAAGGACTCGCTCGACCCGTCCTTCACTCACGCCATGCAGCTACTGACGGCAG AAATTGAGAAGATTCAGAAAGGAGATTCAAAAAAGGATGATGAGGAGAATTACctggatttattttctcataagaaCATGAAGCTGAAGGAACGGGTACTGATACCCGTCAAGCAGTATCCCAAG TTCAATTTTGTGGGGAAGATCCTCGGGCCACAGGGGAATACAATCAAAAGACTGCAAGAAGAGACTGGTGCAAAGATCTCTGTGCTGGGCAAGGGCTCAATGCGAGACAAAGCCAAG GAGGAAGAGCTGCGCAAAGGTGGAGACCCCAAATACGCCCACTTGAATATGGATCTGCATGTCTTCATTGAAGTCTTTGGACCCCCATGTGAAGCTTATGCTCTCATGGCCCATGCTATGGAGGAAGTCAAGAAGTTCCTAGTACCA GATATGATGGATGATATCTGCCAGGAGCAATTTCTAGAGCTTTCCTACTTGAATGGAGTACCGGAGCCCTCTCGCGGACGTGGGGTGCCAGTGAGAGGCCGAGGAGCTgcacctcctcctccacctgtTCCCAg GGGCCGTGGTGTTGGACCACCTCGTGGGGCTTTGGTACGTGGTACACCCGTGAGAGGAGCCATCACCAGAGGTGCCACGGTAACTCGAGGAGTGCCGCCCCCACCTACAGTGAGGGGTGCTCCAGCACCCAGAGCACGGACAGCAGGCATCCAGAGGATACCTTTGCCTCCGCCCCCTGCACCAGAAACCTATGAAGAATAT GGGTATGACGACACATATGCAGAACAGAGTTATGAAGGCTACGAAGGCTATTACAGCCAGAGCCAAGG GGACTCAGAATATTATGACTATGGACATGGGGAGGTTCAGGATTCTTACGAAGCTTATG